The sequence TCGGCATATTTCGCGCGCAGTATCTAGAATTTTGTATGATTAATTCTCCCTTTGATAAAGTACGCAAAGAGTATGACCACTTAAGTCAGTTGCCACCGCCCTGCCTACAGttacatgaaaaaatggctGAACTAGAATCCCAAGTTATTTTAAAGGTGAGTAATACATTTTGTAAACAATATCTGCGTGCTCTAATTAGCCTTTATATTACAGACTAAAAAAGATACTGAACGTCGACGTCAAGTCTATGAAAACATGGTTTTGCAGTTTGGAAAGGAAAATACTTCTGTCTGGATGGAGTATGTTCGTTTCGAGTGCTCATTTGGTGATAAAAATCGTGTAACGCACATCTACGATCGTGCGAAGGCTACACTCAATGAAAATTTAGTGTATCCCTTTCAAATGGAGTAcgatttaaaaaaggaaaattttaaatcggAAACTGAATAATTTAGACTAGTGTGTAACAAATATAATATGGAATCTATAAATAAATCGAAAGTAATGGAACCGAGAAAAATCGGGGATAATCAATATACCCATAGTAGTAAttcgttttcattttaatattgtatttaccaACCAATTAAACAAGTTGCAAAACAGTTATTCGTGGGAACGAAATAATTTAGTAATCAACTCAGTCTAAATAATCCTAATAAAACATTACAATTCGCGCCATAACATACTAATGCCATCGGTGCTTCTCTTCATCTCTTCTTTTTCAATCTTAAGCACAATTTATACTGTTAGAACATTATTCCCAGATGAAAATAAGTTGTTCAAGTGTTTATTAGGtttgatttttcttaaacaaaaattgtataaaaggtGAACTAAGCGGATGAAGAATGCGGATCGGTTTCTTCATATACTCAATAAAAATCCAATTTACCGTTTTTAATGCCAGTAAAATTTAGGCACTACTACTACTTCTCTTGTGGCAGCTCTGTTTTTAAGGAACTTTCTGCAACTATTTTCGCAACTTTCCGAGGTTCCTTTACTAATGTATCGGGACATTGCATTTCCGTCCAACTAACAGGCACCATTGGTGGTCCACTCGCACCACTTTCACTAGAAGTCGCAACCACTACGCCTAATTCATTTTCCGCAGTACTTAGTTGATAACAGGATAACTCTGTTTGAGGAAGCTAAAGTAAATACATCATTGATATTAATAATACTATTACGTATAAAAGAACATAAATTAATTACCACTCGGGCTAGTATGACATCGCCCGCACGAAATGATTTATACATTTCGACACGATCCTTTTCGGTGGCACGAACATCTTCCTTTCGTACAATTCCTCTATACGTACGTTCAAGTATGTGGTCTCCGATGCAGATTATGGAACACTTTGCAAAACGTTGATTCACTTGGAGGACACGCGCCGTTATTACATCGCCTGCTACAGGTACAATAGTCTGACTGCCAGCACATTTTACTTCGATATATTTACACTATTTGCCGTACATGTCCAAAAGTTTATGAATATACAAATTGATTTCAAAGTTAATGCATTCGTTACCTTGTCCTTTTCTTTAACCCGCACGGTACCAGCCAATGTAGCGTAAATGTAACCGCCCCGTTCATATGTGCCTTGACCTGCAACTATGGTCTCCTCGGAAAGACATATTCTTTGTCCCGGTAAACATACAACCTCTTTTATATCCTCTAAATTACTTGAGGTAGCAAGACTGGACTGAAGTTCCATGATTTTCTTTAATCATTCACCACTAATAAAGTTACAaaagattaaaatatttaaacatgcCACACAGCTGTTTAAAACTGTCGGCTAGGCAGTTCACGGGATCACCGCATTACCATGAATATGTTTAACACTTGATAGAAGACGATTGTTCTATCGATATGCTATCGATGAAGTTATTTCATACAGGTATTTAGAtgatagaaaaaatacaaaaaataatcagaGACAATCTACAAattatgaatttaataaaatttatttttagcttaTGTTAGCTGTCGCAATGGAAAAAATGTCCACTTAcacacaaaatattatataaaaaaatactttggaaCTATCAAAAATCATCTATATTAATGATAGTTTCGATAGTGCTATCGATAGTTCGCAAACTCTAAAACATTCGCTATTTCTATATAAATTGTGTAAGATTAGCACATATCTGGAAAGCAAAAGTTGAAACCGGTAGAAGGAGGAATAACCTAAAGTTccaccaaaaattgtttttcggcAAGTAAGGAAAATCGGCCTAAAAAGGAATAACTAAATTTGACTGTGGTTCCCATCTTTTTGTTCATCATAAGTAAGTATAGGCACCATTTGTTTATACTTCGTTTAAGCAATTAATTCTTATTTTGTTCAGTTATTTGTGAAGCCAATTGTTGATCGAAACAGTGAAATCATAACTGAAAATGTCGCATTTGACCACCGAATCTGAACTGTCTGAAGCCTTGTCTGGCATATCACTAGAGGATGTGCTCACTAGACATCGGCGGGAGCGCAAGAATTTGCAAGCTAAAATACAGGCCTTGAAAAAAAATGCtccaaaaaatgataaaaagaaACGTAAAGAAACAATGGAAGAAGTGGCACGCTTGGAGAGCGACTTAGAAAAACGGCAAGCTGCTGAATTAGCGGAGCTAGAAGAAACACAACAGAAGGAAGAACCCTCTTCGCAAAGAACATCAGATGAGCAGCAAGACGATTTAAAACAGGAGTTGTGCAATGACGAAGGAGAAGAAAACACATGTACTACTCAACGCGTTTCCAAAGCACAAAAACGACGCGAAAAGAAGGAGAGGGAAGCCAGGCAACGAGAGGAGGATATACGAGCTGCCGCTGAGGACGCAAAATTTGCGCCAAAAGCTGTTGAGGCACGTACTATACAGGCAAAGTTGTTGGATCGAAAGTTAGCTCCACATAGCATACCCTCCGATGGTGATTGTCTCTACAATGCAGTTCGCCATCAGTTATCTCAAAACGGATTAGCGGCCCACAGTGTACAAGAACTACGAAATGAAACTGCTAATTATATACGCGCTCATAAGGATGCACTTATTTGTTATATGACAAATACAAAAACTGGTAATTTGCTTACCGACTCTGAATTTGAGCAATACTGTGAGACACTACGTACTACCCCAGCGTGGGGTGGGCAAATTGAATTAAAAGCTCTATCTTCGGTATTAAAAGTACCTATTGAAGTGCTGCAGGCGGAAGGACCACCTACTACGCAGGGAGCAGACGAGTTTGCGGGTCCAAATCTATTAATAACTTATCACCGGCACATGTATAGTCTGGGTGAGCACTACAATTCAACCGTACCCATAGACCAAGCAGATACCGGCAATACCAATGAGAGTGGATAGAAATCCTAGCAACCGTTATGTCTCTTAGAAAAACTATATATGAAGGAGCAAGGCGAATTCAATAAAGGTGGTACAACAgcaacatataatattttacattacgtccccttagtataacaatagcctatgtgctcatagactattattttttttattgaatttttggattctccatcgtcgattttatatgtggtcaaaattttgtcaaattctagttccacaaagtgggtcaaaacgtcagtcaaaaaataataaatatttgcagacataccgagatttgagtgagagctactttcgacaaaaattttgaaattcattttctcaaaacatcaaaaaatttataggctattttaatactaaggggacgattagGTCCCCTGAAAGTAGGAAACAAAGCAGTGATttagttattttataaaaagctttttcaatttaaatttattataatacaaaatttcaattttcaaatttcaatgtaACTTTCGTAACTTAATTTTGTGCTGATATCCGAAGATACCCggcgaaagaaaataaaaatacgctgCTCTACTGATACCACcattaatagattcgccttgtgcAAGAGTTTAAATTACACCTCGATAAGACACGTCGAGTTTGAGTGACGaacatattcatatttataaaGACATTTTATGTAAACTGTTTAAAGAATgacagaaatattaaaaaaaatttggagttCTCTTATAAATATGGATGTTGTAATTAAAGTTtcgtttatttaacttttttttattaacttttactATTAAGAACTAttagcataaaaatgttttcaaattgcTTTCTAATGTActacttttttgaaaagttttgaagAGATATATACATTCTTTATTGTATTtatgacaaagaaaaaaatataatatatttacatttgttaatttttactctacaatattttaatttacctATTTTCTTACGCATATGTATGAACATACGTAAGGatttacttaaatattaaatttacatttgGAAGATTTGTTTTATTGTCAAAAATTACAATTGAAGTGTTATTAGCTTATCTAAGTATTAAGTGATTTGCTTTTTTGTGCAAACTTGAAAGAATTCAATAGAGAGAATGCGTCATAGCAATCCTTAACAAATAGATTGTTTAAAGCGCAAGCACATTATAGCAAACTttagttgattaattttataaaGTGAATTGCAGTATCATTTCTACGTTTTCAATTTCATTGTGTAGACATTGTCACAGCCTGCATTAATTACAATCCATAATCAATTTATCTTCTTGCTAACATTGTTGCTTGACGAAGAAAGTGATGTTTTAGCATTAGACATCTTGTGTTCCAAAGAAGATGGTGAATGGGTCACTGATTGCTCAGAAGTTTGTGGTGTGTTCGGGTAAAtaacaaacagcgataattgTATAGAACTCAATAAAAATAGGAATAAGTTTTGGTActagaagaaaaaagaaataaaatttgaatttaaactgtaaataaaattgcaagAAATTATGTTTTCCGCACTTACGGCCATCATTGGATTTCGTATAGAAATTGCGTACAACCCCCAAGATGCTGTAACCATCGTACCAGTTAATATAATAGGAAATGGCATACCCGCTGTACTcttcttttcaattattttattgagATGCAAAAGTGGTGAACCAACTAGAAACAGTAGTATGCCAGTAATGAGCATGCCAAAACGGAATTCAATCTTCTTCGGGTCTTCAAAAGTAGCATAGGCTAAGCAAGCTACCGTAAAAGCACCAGCAAATCCAATCTTTGcccatattttcattttaaactcATTTGAAGCATACCAATAGAATGCAGTCAAGAAAACGACGTTAATGGCGAAACCAAGAATATTCACCTGTATAGTGGCGGGATCACCCATCAATACACCCATCTTTAAGGTTAGAACTGAGCTGTGAATAGAAAAGGAGAAATTGTGTTGTTATACAAATAATTGGCCTAAACTTAATGTTCACGTATacattataaataaaactattcATTAATAACAGTCCTCTAGGGCCCCAGAGCAATAGATCGTTTTGTTAAATAACGCATTTTCCGCCACTAGCCGAGagcgcaaaattttttattctcagCACACCGACTTTTTCGCAAAATAATTATACAGGTTTAACGTAatccaatatacatacatgcatactactGAAACACATATTCAGCCCATTCATATAATATagcatatgaaaaaataaaaactatttaaaagaaatcaaagacattttaattatattagaacGGACTTAAATGAACTATTCAGaacttcttcttaattagcgcGATAACAGCTCACGCGAtattggctgagtttaacaaagcgcgccactcgtttctttctcgtgctaacctgcGCCGGTTGGACAcacagtgaagccaagtccttctccatctgatctttccaacgcagaggggcCTTCCTCtttgctaccatcagctggtaccgcatcgaatactttgagaGCCGGAACATTTGTATTCAgttggacgacatgacctagccaacgcATCCCTGTATCTTTATTTCACTATGTATATGTCGTcttaaagctcatcgttccatcgtctaaagaggactttactactccatTGCCTACTGAATCCAAAGTAGCACTGGTTGGCAAAAGatatttcaaggctgacattgttatcggtgttaatgctggtttcaagataaacgaagtctcttaaaacctcgaaatcataactgtcaacagagacgtgggtgccgacacgcgagtgcgccgactgtttgtttgattacaggaggtacttcgttttgtcctcgttcaccaccggaccctttcgctttgcctctttatccagtttggaaaaggcagaactaagagCGCGGTTTtgaaggccgatgatgtcaaatATCATTAGCATATGCcatcaattgtacgctcttatagaaAATTGTGCGATTAAGTTCTACGGCTCGCACGTTCTTTTCAGAACTAGCGAGAATAgaactgtttatttatttaggacAGTCTTCACCAACTCAGATCTTGAAAAAAGAGCGTAATCGAACTGTGTTACCTTTTAGAAATGACATGCATTCTGTCacaaaatttttgcaacaaatttAGGCGATCTGCTGCTCATTACTAGCTATTCAAGCGCAATATAAAAGTTTTCCCTGCGGACTTCAAATGGAAGAGGaaaggtattttttatttagtaaataccaatttgaagtttaatattgtttatttatgttaCAATTAAGTTCAAATGAAACGAAGGTATTGGCACAAGTTTCCATATAACACGAAATAacttctgccatcaaaaaagTAACAGGGTCCTAATATTGTTCTAAGTATTGAGTGCGGCGAATACACCCAAGATTACTACAATATATGCATCCTCATCTtgagaaaaaaaagaagttgtctgtaaagtcggtttactgacggtagtttaacgtgacaacgtcataagaaaatattgatggaatggttgcaattttcaaaacaaaattttaattttatttgtctgatagatattttgtatggatatagaggaggaggtaaatggaattgcaatggaattgatcaagttacatttacaaaaacgtgaaaaattacgaaac comes from Anastrepha ludens isolate Willacy chromosome 3, idAnaLude1.1, whole genome shotgun sequence and encodes:
- the LOC128858322 gene encoding exosome complex component CSL4 — encoded protein: MELQSSLATSSNLEDIKEVVCLPGQRICLSEETIVAGQGTYERGGYIYATLAGTVRVKEKDKCKYIEVKCAGSQTIVPVAGDVITARVLQVNQRFAKCSIICIGDHILERTYRGIVRKEDVRATEKDRVEMYKSFRAGDVILARVLPQTELSCYQLSTAENELGVVVATSSESGASGPPMVPVSWTEMQCPDTLVKEPRKVAKIVAESSLKTELPQEK
- the LOC128858320 gene encoding deubiquitinase OTUD6B — protein: MSHLTTESELSEALSGISLEDVLTRHRRERKNLQAKIQALKKNAPKNDKKKRKETMEEVARLESDLEKRQAAELAELEETQQKEEPSSQRTSDEQQDDLKQELCNDEGEENTCTTQRVSKAQKRREKKEREARQREEDIRAAAEDAKFAPKAVEARTIQAKLLDRKLAPHSIPSDGDCLYNAVRHQLSQNGLAAHSVQELRNETANYIRAHKDALICYMTNTKTGNLLTDSEFEQYCETLRTTPAWGGQIELKALSSVLKVPIEVLQAEGPPTTQGADEFAGPNLLITYHRHMYSLGEHYNSTVPIDQADTGNTNESG
- the LOC128858321 gene encoding sugar transporter SWEET1 isoform X2, which gives rise to MHVISKSSVLTLKMGVLMGDPATIQVNILGFAINVVFLTAFYWYASNEFKMKIWAKIGFAGAFTVACLAYATFEDPKKIEFRFGMLITGILLFLVGSPLLHLNKIIEKKSTAGMPFPIILTGTMVTASWGLYAISIRNPMMAYQNLFLFLLSSIQLSLFVIYPNTPQTSEQSVTHSPSSLEHKMSNAKTSLSSSSNNVSKKIN
- the LOC128858321 gene encoding sugar transporter SWEET1 isoform X1, whose protein sequence is MDALGDLLAPYSDAIAKVAGTITTLQFLSGIFLLNDIRKKGRSDEYPPEPFLGGVVLSVLTLKMGVLMGDPATIQVNILGFAINVVFLTAFYWYASNEFKMKIWAKIGFAGAFTVACLAYATFEDPKKIEFRFGMLITGILLFLVGSPLLHLNKIIEKKSTAGMPFPIILTGTMVTASWGLYAISIRNPMMAYQNLFLFLLSSIQLSLFVIYPNTPQTSEQSVTHSPSSLEHKMSNAKTSLSSSSNNVSKKIN